A section of the Acropora muricata isolate sample 2 chromosome 4, ASM3666990v1, whole genome shotgun sequence genome encodes:
- the LOC136914849 gene encoding transcription factor 12-like isoform X6 gives MNPHAGDKELSDLLDFSAMFSPPGSMVGSKSSGSLTEAGLSSSIHASRTGSMVETPTWQAGSESAYEARGYHTDGHSVYTTIDDVDGDFITRKGSSFANSYLSSNALGSLGYRDSGLSGSQAGLPPPLQSSHDVSLSSPDWRGRKYKTSKNSSSLTVYSPGADDIMHPGDALTQSHYSPKGGIYADTYYMDHGSPDPWGHSGQLGTGSSYSGSAGSYGNSYTMHPRDNMGFHHLAHGEPMERLSTLPPMTSFRQSGMHHGQSSPYLHSSVSPPLNGSDPMATHSSRAPASGSQTGDTLGKALASIYPTDNSGSYSSNPSTPVASPPPLASVSERPLSAGSGASGHSASWGRTNQPTSPPYESHLHSLQSRMEERLDDAIHVLRTHAEGSLPPGMSPAVANSLLSAAAAGGAGVPAVGYSTSVGSSVASVVQPMDQMSGTHSGMEDDPGIASPTPLSSRGGGGQMSPSTSETSESRFGSKMDSAGEGSKSSKEASSKQDMKNNADMDDNRDTRDLIVDDDIDDDKLMDDEVEEGGGRLRVVREQERRYANNARERLRVRDINGAFKELGRMCMMHLQGDKSNSNSKQTKLVILHQAVSVITSLESQVRERNLNPKAACLKRREEEKVEEEAPEKRAVPGVDKPFDTAGGAVPGRGRGRRGRRSSRAGAFNGGGRGMACGPLDGYEPTDHGEPPSLNA, from the exons ATGAATCCACACGCAGGAGATAAGGAATTGAGCGATCTACTAGACTTTAGCGCG ATGTTCTCGCCGCCGGGATCCATGGTTGGCAGTAAATCTAGTGGTTCTCTGACGGAAGCTGGGTTATCGAGTTCCATACACGCATCTCGAACAG gtTCTATGGTCGAGACTCCCACGTGGCAAGCGGGCTCAGAGTCGGCCTACGAGGCTAGG ggGTACCATACGGATGGCCACAGTGTCTATACAACGATCGACGATGTGGATGGCGATTTCATTACAAGAAAAGGATCCAGCTTTGCCAACTCCTATCTCAGTTCGAATGCTTTGGGAAGTTTGG GATACAGGGATTCAGGATTGTCTGGAAGCCAG GCTGGCCTCCCTCCACCACTGCAGAGTTCTCATGATGTCTCTCTATCAAGTCCAGACT GGCGAGGAAGAAAGTACAAGACTAGCAAAAACAGCAGTTCCCTCACT GTCTATTCGCCTGGTGCTGATGACATCATGCATCCTGGTGATGCTCTAACCCAATCTCATTATTCCCCAAAAGGAGGAATTTATGCTGATACATACTACATGG ATCATGGTTCACCTGATCCATGGGGGCACTCAGGTCAGCTTGGTACCGGGTCGTCATATTCAGGATCAGCGGGATCCTACGGCAACAGCTACACCATGCATCCTAGAGATAACATG GGTTTTCACCACCTTGCCCATGGTGAACCAATGGAAAGACTCTCAACACTTCCCCCAATGACGTCGTTTAGACAATCAGGAATGCACCATGGACAGTCATCCCCATACCTGCATTCTTCTGTATCACCTCCCCTGAATGGAAGCGACCCAATGG CTACTCATAGTTCTAGGGCACCTGCATCTGGCTCTCAGACTGGAGACACATTAGGAAAAGCTTTAGCATCG ATTTACCCAACTGACAATAGTGGATCATACTCGTCCAATCCTTCAACACCAGTTGCATCTCCTCCTCCATTGGCAAGTGTTAGCGAAAGGCCATTATCAG CAGGATCAGGAGCTTCTGGACATTCTGCTAGCTGGGGAAGGACAAACCAACCAACATCACCTCCATATGAGAGCCATTTGCATTCACTT CAAAGTCGAATGGAGGAACGCCTTGATGATGCCATTCATGTTCTTCGTACACATGCTGAAGGCAGTTTACCTCCTGGAATGTCACCTGCAGTGGCCAATAGTCTGTTGAGTGCAGCAGCAGCTGGTGGTGCTGGGGTTCCTGCAGTTGGCTATTCCACGTCTGTTGGGAGCAGTGTGGCATCTGTTGTACAACCCATGGACCAAATG AGTGGCACACATAGTGGAATGGAAGATGACCCTGGTATTGCATCTCCCACTCCTTTATCCAGTAGGGGAGGTGGTGGGCAAATGTCTCCTAGTACTTCGGAGACTAGTGAATCAAGAT TTGGCTCCAAAATGGACAGTGCTGGGGAAGGCTCAAAAAGCAGCAAAGAAGCCTCGTCCAAGCAAGACATGAAAAACAACGCGGATATGGATGATAACAGGGACACCAGGGATTTAATAGTAGATGACGATATTGACGATGACAAATTGATGGATGACGAAGTAGAAGAGGGAGGTGGGCGACTCAGAGTTGTGCGCGAGCAGGAAAGGAGATACGCTAATAATGCCAGAGAAAG GTTGAGAGTTCGAGACATAAATGGAGCCTTCAAAGAATTGGGACGAATGTGTATGATGCATTTACAGGGTGACAAATCCAACTCTAATTCTAAACAGACTAAG CTTGTTATCCTTCATCAAGCAGTTTCCGTCATCACAAGTCTTGAGTCGCAAGTGCGAG AACGAAACTTAAATCCGAAGGCTGCGTGTCTGAAAAGGCGCGAAGAGGAGAAGGTGGAGGAAGAGGCTCCCGAGAAAAGAGCGGTTCCTGGTGTGGACAAACCATTTGACACCGCAGGAGGTGCGGTACCTGGGCGAGGAAGAGGCAGACGAGGAAGAAGGTCCTCAAGAG CAGGTGCCTTCAATGGCGGGGGTCGAGGCATGGCTTGTGGACCACTTGACGGATATGAACCAACGGACCATGGAGAGCCACCCTCCTTAAATGCGTGA
- the LOC136914849 gene encoding transcription factor 4-like isoform X1 has product MNPHAGDKELSDLLDFSAMFSPPGSMVGSKSSGSLTEAGLSSSIHASRTGSMVETPTWQAGSESAYEARGYHTDGHSVYTTIDDVDGDFITRKGSSFANSYLSSNALGSLGYRDSGLSGSQAGLPPPLQSSHDVSLSSPDWRGRKYKTSKNSSSLTVYSPGADDIMHPGDALTQSHYSPKGGIYADTYYMDHGSPDPWGHSGQLGTGSSYSGSAGSYGNSYTMHPRDNMSDVRGIPVSALAKGPAIHRPRGFHHLAHGEPMERLSTLPPMTSFRQSGMHHGQSSPYLHSSVSPPLNGSDPMATHSSRAPASGSQTGDTLGKALASIYPTDNSGSYSSNPSTPVASPPPLASVSERPLSAGSGASGHSASWGRTNQPTSPPYESHLHSLQSRMEERLDDAIHVLRTHAEGSLPPGMSPAVANSLLSAAAAGGAGVPAVGYSTSVGSSVASVVQPMDQMSGTHSGMEDDPGIASPTPLSSRGGGGQMSPSTSETSESRFGSKMDSAGEGSKSSKEASSKQDMKNNADMDDNRDTRDLIVDDDIDDDKLMDDEVEEGGGRLRVVREQERRYANNARERLRVRDINGAFKELGRMCMMHLQGDKSNSNSKQTKLVILHQAVSVITSLESQVRERNLNPKAACLKRREEEKVEEEAPEKRAVPGVDKPFDTAGGAVPGRGRGRRGRRSSRAGAFNGGGRGMACGPLDGYEPTDHGEPPSLNA; this is encoded by the exons ATGAATCCACACGCAGGAGATAAGGAATTGAGCGATCTACTAGACTTTAGCGCG ATGTTCTCGCCGCCGGGATCCATGGTTGGCAGTAAATCTAGTGGTTCTCTGACGGAAGCTGGGTTATCGAGTTCCATACACGCATCTCGAACAG gtTCTATGGTCGAGACTCCCACGTGGCAAGCGGGCTCAGAGTCGGCCTACGAGGCTAGG ggGTACCATACGGATGGCCACAGTGTCTATACAACGATCGACGATGTGGATGGCGATTTCATTACAAGAAAAGGATCCAGCTTTGCCAACTCCTATCTCAGTTCGAATGCTTTGGGAAGTTTGG GATACAGGGATTCAGGATTGTCTGGAAGCCAG GCTGGCCTCCCTCCACCACTGCAGAGTTCTCATGATGTCTCTCTATCAAGTCCAGACT GGCGAGGAAGAAAGTACAAGACTAGCAAAAACAGCAGTTCCCTCACT GTCTATTCGCCTGGTGCTGATGACATCATGCATCCTGGTGATGCTCTAACCCAATCTCATTATTCCCCAAAAGGAGGAATTTATGCTGATACATACTACATGG ATCATGGTTCACCTGATCCATGGGGGCACTCAGGTCAGCTTGGTACCGGGTCGTCATATTCAGGATCAGCGGGATCCTACGGCAACAGCTACACCATGCATCCTAGAGATAACATG AGTGATGTTCGTGGCATACCTGTTTCAGCCTTAGCAAAGGGCCCTGCTATTCATCGGCCTAGG GGTTTTCACCACCTTGCCCATGGTGAACCAATGGAAAGACTCTCAACACTTCCCCCAATGACGTCGTTTAGACAATCAGGAATGCACCATGGACAGTCATCCCCATACCTGCATTCTTCTGTATCACCTCCCCTGAATGGAAGCGACCCAATGG CTACTCATAGTTCTAGGGCACCTGCATCTGGCTCTCAGACTGGAGACACATTAGGAAAAGCTTTAGCATCG ATTTACCCAACTGACAATAGTGGATCATACTCGTCCAATCCTTCAACACCAGTTGCATCTCCTCCTCCATTGGCAAGTGTTAGCGAAAGGCCATTATCAG CAGGATCAGGAGCTTCTGGACATTCTGCTAGCTGGGGAAGGACAAACCAACCAACATCACCTCCATATGAGAGCCATTTGCATTCACTT CAAAGTCGAATGGAGGAACGCCTTGATGATGCCATTCATGTTCTTCGTACACATGCTGAAGGCAGTTTACCTCCTGGAATGTCACCTGCAGTGGCCAATAGTCTGTTGAGTGCAGCAGCAGCTGGTGGTGCTGGGGTTCCTGCAGTTGGCTATTCCACGTCTGTTGGGAGCAGTGTGGCATCTGTTGTACAACCCATGGACCAAATG AGTGGCACACATAGTGGAATGGAAGATGACCCTGGTATTGCATCTCCCACTCCTTTATCCAGTAGGGGAGGTGGTGGGCAAATGTCTCCTAGTACTTCGGAGACTAGTGAATCAAGAT TTGGCTCCAAAATGGACAGTGCTGGGGAAGGCTCAAAAAGCAGCAAAGAAGCCTCGTCCAAGCAAGACATGAAAAACAACGCGGATATGGATGATAACAGGGACACCAGGGATTTAATAGTAGATGACGATATTGACGATGACAAATTGATGGATGACGAAGTAGAAGAGGGAGGTGGGCGACTCAGAGTTGTGCGCGAGCAGGAAAGGAGATACGCTAATAATGCCAGAGAAAG GTTGAGAGTTCGAGACATAAATGGAGCCTTCAAAGAATTGGGACGAATGTGTATGATGCATTTACAGGGTGACAAATCCAACTCTAATTCTAAACAGACTAAG CTTGTTATCCTTCATCAAGCAGTTTCCGTCATCACAAGTCTTGAGTCGCAAGTGCGAG AACGAAACTTAAATCCGAAGGCTGCGTGTCTGAAAAGGCGCGAAGAGGAGAAGGTGGAGGAAGAGGCTCCCGAGAAAAGAGCGGTTCCTGGTGTGGACAAACCATTTGACACCGCAGGAGGTGCGGTACCTGGGCGAGGAAGAGGCAGACGAGGAAGAAGGTCCTCAAGAG CAGGTGCCTTCAATGGCGGGGGTCGAGGCATGGCTTGTGGACCACTTGACGGATATGAACCAACGGACCATGGAGAGCCACCCTCCTTAAATGCGTGA
- the LOC136914849 gene encoding transcription factor 12-like isoform X11 has translation MWRHPYPHQRPLLPYHPRGKVYSPGADDIMHPGDALTQSHYSPKGGIYADTYYMDHGSPDPWGHSGQLGTGSSYSGSAGSYGNSYTMHPRDNMSDVRGIPVSALAKGPAIHRPRGFHHLAHGEPMERLSTLPPMTSFRQSGMHHGQSSPYLHSSVSPPLNGSDPMATHSSRAPASGSQTGDTLGKALASIYPTDNSGSYSSNPSTPVASPPPLASVSERPLSAGSGASGHSASWGRTNQPTSPPYESHLHSLQSRMEERLDDAIHVLRTHAEGSLPPGMSPAVANSLLSAAAAGGAGVPAVGYSTSVGSSVASVVQPMDQMSGTHSGMEDDPGIASPTPLSSRGGGGQMSPSTSETSESRFGSKMDSAGEGSKSSKEASSKQDMKNNADMDDNRDTRDLIVDDDIDDDKLMDDEVEEGGGRLRVVREQERRYANNARERLRVRDINGAFKELGRMCMMHLQGDKSNSNSKQTKLVILHQAVSVITSLESQVRERNLNPKAACLKRREEEKVEEEAPEKRAVPGVDKPFDTAGGAVPGRGRGRRGRRSSRAGAFNGGGRGMACGPLDGYEPTDHGEPPSLNA, from the exons ATGTGGAGACATCCATATCCTCATCAAAGGCCCTTACTTCCCTATCATCCAAGGGGAAAG GTCTATTCGCCTGGTGCTGATGACATCATGCATCCTGGTGATGCTCTAACCCAATCTCATTATTCCCCAAAAGGAGGAATTTATGCTGATACATACTACATGG ATCATGGTTCACCTGATCCATGGGGGCACTCAGGTCAGCTTGGTACCGGGTCGTCATATTCAGGATCAGCGGGATCCTACGGCAACAGCTACACCATGCATCCTAGAGATAACATG AGTGATGTTCGTGGCATACCTGTTTCAGCCTTAGCAAAGGGCCCTGCTATTCATCGGCCTAGG GGTTTTCACCACCTTGCCCATGGTGAACCAATGGAAAGACTCTCAACACTTCCCCCAATGACGTCGTTTAGACAATCAGGAATGCACCATGGACAGTCATCCCCATACCTGCATTCTTCTGTATCACCTCCCCTGAATGGAAGCGACCCAATGG CTACTCATAGTTCTAGGGCACCTGCATCTGGCTCTCAGACTGGAGACACATTAGGAAAAGCTTTAGCATCG ATTTACCCAACTGACAATAGTGGATCATACTCGTCCAATCCTTCAACACCAGTTGCATCTCCTCCTCCATTGGCAAGTGTTAGCGAAAGGCCATTATCAG CAGGATCAGGAGCTTCTGGACATTCTGCTAGCTGGGGAAGGACAAACCAACCAACATCACCTCCATATGAGAGCCATTTGCATTCACTT CAAAGTCGAATGGAGGAACGCCTTGATGATGCCATTCATGTTCTTCGTACACATGCTGAAGGCAGTTTACCTCCTGGAATGTCACCTGCAGTGGCCAATAGTCTGTTGAGTGCAGCAGCAGCTGGTGGTGCTGGGGTTCCTGCAGTTGGCTATTCCACGTCTGTTGGGAGCAGTGTGGCATCTGTTGTACAACCCATGGACCAAATG AGTGGCACACATAGTGGAATGGAAGATGACCCTGGTATTGCATCTCCCACTCCTTTATCCAGTAGGGGAGGTGGTGGGCAAATGTCTCCTAGTACTTCGGAGACTAGTGAATCAAGAT TTGGCTCCAAAATGGACAGTGCTGGGGAAGGCTCAAAAAGCAGCAAAGAAGCCTCGTCCAAGCAAGACATGAAAAACAACGCGGATATGGATGATAACAGGGACACCAGGGATTTAATAGTAGATGACGATATTGACGATGACAAATTGATGGATGACGAAGTAGAAGAGGGAGGTGGGCGACTCAGAGTTGTGCGCGAGCAGGAAAGGAGATACGCTAATAATGCCAGAGAAAG GTTGAGAGTTCGAGACATAAATGGAGCCTTCAAAGAATTGGGACGAATGTGTATGATGCATTTACAGGGTGACAAATCCAACTCTAATTCTAAACAGACTAAG CTTGTTATCCTTCATCAAGCAGTTTCCGTCATCACAAGTCTTGAGTCGCAAGTGCGAG AACGAAACTTAAATCCGAAGGCTGCGTGTCTGAAAAGGCGCGAAGAGGAGAAGGTGGAGGAAGAGGCTCCCGAGAAAAGAGCGGTTCCTGGTGTGGACAAACCATTTGACACCGCAGGAGGTGCGGTACCTGGGCGAGGAAGAGGCAGACGAGGAAGAAGGTCCTCAAGAG CAGGTGCCTTCAATGGCGGGGGTCGAGGCATGGCTTGTGGACCACTTGACGGATATGAACCAACGGACCATGGAGAGCCACCCTCCTTAAATGCGTGA
- the LOC136914849 gene encoding transcription factor 12-like isoform X15: MCFFSAVIIPNIKVYSPGADDIMHPGDALTQSHYSPKGGIYADTYYMDHGSPDPWGHSGQLGTGSSYSGSAGSYGNSYTMHPRDNMSDVRGIPVSALAKGPAIHRPRGFHHLAHGEPMERLSTLPPMTSFRQSGMHHGQSSPYLHSSVSPPLNGSDPMATHSSRAPASGSQTGDTLGKALASIYPTDNSGSYSSNPSTPVASPPPLASVSERPLSAGSGASGHSASWGRTNQPTSPPYESHLHSLQSRMEERLDDAIHVLRTHAEGSLPPGMSPAVANSLLSAAAAGGAGVPAVGYSTSVGSSVASVVQPMDQMSGTHSGMEDDPGIASPTPLSSRGGGGQMSPSTSETSESRFGSKMDSAGEGSKSSKEASSKQDMKNNADMDDNRDTRDLIVDDDIDDDKLMDDEVEEGGGRLRVVREQERRYANNARERLRVRDINGAFKELGRMCMMHLQGDKSNSNSKQTKLVILHQAVSVITSLESQVRERNLNPKAACLKRREEEKVEEEAPEKRAVPGVDKPFDTAGGAVPGRGRGRRGRRSSRAGAFNGGGRGMACGPLDGYEPTDHGEPPSLNA; the protein is encoded by the exons ATGTGCTTTTTCTCTGCAGTTATCATTCCCAATATTAAA GTCTATTCGCCTGGTGCTGATGACATCATGCATCCTGGTGATGCTCTAACCCAATCTCATTATTCCCCAAAAGGAGGAATTTATGCTGATACATACTACATGG ATCATGGTTCACCTGATCCATGGGGGCACTCAGGTCAGCTTGGTACCGGGTCGTCATATTCAGGATCAGCGGGATCCTACGGCAACAGCTACACCATGCATCCTAGAGATAACATG AGTGATGTTCGTGGCATACCTGTTTCAGCCTTAGCAAAGGGCCCTGCTATTCATCGGCCTAGG GGTTTTCACCACCTTGCCCATGGTGAACCAATGGAAAGACTCTCAACACTTCCCCCAATGACGTCGTTTAGACAATCAGGAATGCACCATGGACAGTCATCCCCATACCTGCATTCTTCTGTATCACCTCCCCTGAATGGAAGCGACCCAATGG CTACTCATAGTTCTAGGGCACCTGCATCTGGCTCTCAGACTGGAGACACATTAGGAAAAGCTTTAGCATCG ATTTACCCAACTGACAATAGTGGATCATACTCGTCCAATCCTTCAACACCAGTTGCATCTCCTCCTCCATTGGCAAGTGTTAGCGAAAGGCCATTATCAG CAGGATCAGGAGCTTCTGGACATTCTGCTAGCTGGGGAAGGACAAACCAACCAACATCACCTCCATATGAGAGCCATTTGCATTCACTT CAAAGTCGAATGGAGGAACGCCTTGATGATGCCATTCATGTTCTTCGTACACATGCTGAAGGCAGTTTACCTCCTGGAATGTCACCTGCAGTGGCCAATAGTCTGTTGAGTGCAGCAGCAGCTGGTGGTGCTGGGGTTCCTGCAGTTGGCTATTCCACGTCTGTTGGGAGCAGTGTGGCATCTGTTGTACAACCCATGGACCAAATG AGTGGCACACATAGTGGAATGGAAGATGACCCTGGTATTGCATCTCCCACTCCTTTATCCAGTAGGGGAGGTGGTGGGCAAATGTCTCCTAGTACTTCGGAGACTAGTGAATCAAGAT TTGGCTCCAAAATGGACAGTGCTGGGGAAGGCTCAAAAAGCAGCAAAGAAGCCTCGTCCAAGCAAGACATGAAAAACAACGCGGATATGGATGATAACAGGGACACCAGGGATTTAATAGTAGATGACGATATTGACGATGACAAATTGATGGATGACGAAGTAGAAGAGGGAGGTGGGCGACTCAGAGTTGTGCGCGAGCAGGAAAGGAGATACGCTAATAATGCCAGAGAAAG GTTGAGAGTTCGAGACATAAATGGAGCCTTCAAAGAATTGGGACGAATGTGTATGATGCATTTACAGGGTGACAAATCCAACTCTAATTCTAAACAGACTAAG CTTGTTATCCTTCATCAAGCAGTTTCCGTCATCACAAGTCTTGAGTCGCAAGTGCGAG AACGAAACTTAAATCCGAAGGCTGCGTGTCTGAAAAGGCGCGAAGAGGAGAAGGTGGAGGAAGAGGCTCCCGAGAAAAGAGCGGTTCCTGGTGTGGACAAACCATTTGACACCGCAGGAGGTGCGGTACCTGGGCGAGGAAGAGGCAGACGAGGAAGAAGGTCCTCAAGAG CAGGTGCCTTCAATGGCGGGGGTCGAGGCATGGCTTGTGGACCACTTGACGGATATGAACCAACGGACCATGGAGAGCCACCCTCCTTAAATGCGTGA
- the LOC136914849 gene encoding transcription factor 4-like isoform X3: MNPHAGDKELSDLLDFSAMFSPPGSMVGSKSSGSLTEAGLSSSIHASRTGSMVETPTWQAGSESAYEARGYHTDGHSVYTTIDDVDGDFITRKGSSFANSYLSSNALGSLGYRDSGLSGSQAGLPPPLQSSHDVSLSSPDWRGRKYKTSKNSSSLTVYSPGADDIMHPGDALTQSHYSPKGGIYADTYYMDHGSPDPWGHSGQLGTGSSYSGSAGSYGNSYTMHPRDNMSDVRGIPVSALAKGPAIHRPRGFHHLAHGEPMERLSTLPPMTSFRQSGMHHGQSSPYLHSSVSPPLNGSDPMATHSSRAPASGSQTGDTLGKALASIYPTDNSGSYSSNPSTPVASPPPLASVSERPLSGSGASGHSASWGRTNQPTSPPYESHLHSLQSRMEERLDDAIHVLRTHAEGSLPPGMSPAVANSLLSAAAAGGAGVPAVGYSTSVGSSVASVVQPMDQMSGTHSGMEDDPGIASPTPLSSRGGGGQMSPSTSETSESRFGSKMDSAGEGSKSSKEASSKQDMKNNADMDDNRDTRDLIVDDDIDDDKLMDDEVEEGGGRLRVVREQERRYANNARERLRVRDINGAFKELGRMCMMHLQGDKSNSNSKQTKLVILHQAVSVITSLESQVRERNLNPKAACLKRREEEKVEEEAPEKRAVPGVDKPFDTAGGAVPGRGRGRRGRRSSRAGAFNGGGRGMACGPLDGYEPTDHGEPPSLNA, translated from the exons ATGAATCCACACGCAGGAGATAAGGAATTGAGCGATCTACTAGACTTTAGCGCG ATGTTCTCGCCGCCGGGATCCATGGTTGGCAGTAAATCTAGTGGTTCTCTGACGGAAGCTGGGTTATCGAGTTCCATACACGCATCTCGAACAG gtTCTATGGTCGAGACTCCCACGTGGCAAGCGGGCTCAGAGTCGGCCTACGAGGCTAGG ggGTACCATACGGATGGCCACAGTGTCTATACAACGATCGACGATGTGGATGGCGATTTCATTACAAGAAAAGGATCCAGCTTTGCCAACTCCTATCTCAGTTCGAATGCTTTGGGAAGTTTGG GATACAGGGATTCAGGATTGTCTGGAAGCCAG GCTGGCCTCCCTCCACCACTGCAGAGTTCTCATGATGTCTCTCTATCAAGTCCAGACT GGCGAGGAAGAAAGTACAAGACTAGCAAAAACAGCAGTTCCCTCACT GTCTATTCGCCTGGTGCTGATGACATCATGCATCCTGGTGATGCTCTAACCCAATCTCATTATTCCCCAAAAGGAGGAATTTATGCTGATACATACTACATGG ATCATGGTTCACCTGATCCATGGGGGCACTCAGGTCAGCTTGGTACCGGGTCGTCATATTCAGGATCAGCGGGATCCTACGGCAACAGCTACACCATGCATCCTAGAGATAACATG AGTGATGTTCGTGGCATACCTGTTTCAGCCTTAGCAAAGGGCCCTGCTATTCATCGGCCTAGG GGTTTTCACCACCTTGCCCATGGTGAACCAATGGAAAGACTCTCAACACTTCCCCCAATGACGTCGTTTAGACAATCAGGAATGCACCATGGACAGTCATCCCCATACCTGCATTCTTCTGTATCACCTCCCCTGAATGGAAGCGACCCAATGG CTACTCATAGTTCTAGGGCACCTGCATCTGGCTCTCAGACTGGAGACACATTAGGAAAAGCTTTAGCATCG ATTTACCCAACTGACAATAGTGGATCATACTCGTCCAATCCTTCAACACCAGTTGCATCTCCTCCTCCATTGGCAAGTGTTAGCGAAAGGCCATTATCAG GATCAGGAGCTTCTGGACATTCTGCTAGCTGGGGAAGGACAAACCAACCAACATCACCTCCATATGAGAGCCATTTGCATTCACTT CAAAGTCGAATGGAGGAACGCCTTGATGATGCCATTCATGTTCTTCGTACACATGCTGAAGGCAGTTTACCTCCTGGAATGTCACCTGCAGTGGCCAATAGTCTGTTGAGTGCAGCAGCAGCTGGTGGTGCTGGGGTTCCTGCAGTTGGCTATTCCACGTCTGTTGGGAGCAGTGTGGCATCTGTTGTACAACCCATGGACCAAATG AGTGGCACACATAGTGGAATGGAAGATGACCCTGGTATTGCATCTCCCACTCCTTTATCCAGTAGGGGAGGTGGTGGGCAAATGTCTCCTAGTACTTCGGAGACTAGTGAATCAAGAT TTGGCTCCAAAATGGACAGTGCTGGGGAAGGCTCAAAAAGCAGCAAAGAAGCCTCGTCCAAGCAAGACATGAAAAACAACGCGGATATGGATGATAACAGGGACACCAGGGATTTAATAGTAGATGACGATATTGACGATGACAAATTGATGGATGACGAAGTAGAAGAGGGAGGTGGGCGACTCAGAGTTGTGCGCGAGCAGGAAAGGAGATACGCTAATAATGCCAGAGAAAG GTTGAGAGTTCGAGACATAAATGGAGCCTTCAAAGAATTGGGACGAATGTGTATGATGCATTTACAGGGTGACAAATCCAACTCTAATTCTAAACAGACTAAG CTTGTTATCCTTCATCAAGCAGTTTCCGTCATCACAAGTCTTGAGTCGCAAGTGCGAG AACGAAACTTAAATCCGAAGGCTGCGTGTCTGAAAAGGCGCGAAGAGGAGAAGGTGGAGGAAGAGGCTCCCGAGAAAAGAGCGGTTCCTGGTGTGGACAAACCATTTGACACCGCAGGAGGTGCGGTACCTGGGCGAGGAAGAGGCAGACGAGGAAGAAGGTCCTCAAGAG CAGGTGCCTTCAATGGCGGGGGTCGAGGCATGGCTTGTGGACCACTTGACGGATATGAACCAACGGACCATGGAGAGCCACCCTCCTTAAATGCGTGA